In Mytilus edulis chromosome 6, xbMytEdul2.2, whole genome shotgun sequence, the following proteins share a genomic window:
- the LOC139528197 gene encoding synaptogenesis protein syg-2-like, whose translation MNIFEKLSLILCFYFSITENFTKSADVVMYPVSPAYADLNQPFTLMCKTNVTDLWKSTSIYDETNSNGVPNVLYFDKSVEGTCRISISNSNVYNTSCDLATGEFNVTLLSVERKYHMMYIRCSVKFSDGASKLIENATTVISIKEAPSSKTILITANPTGPINSGETLHVTCSISGGNPLAILTWNCSGTAINKSSEKSAFLDIAFTVGQQDDGIICTCFASHLIASYNATAEKVIKLNVYYYPDDSPTITQVPEGNIDTGDPVLLNCTLNGGNPVVTLSWNCSGNTHVTISGKTVVSTIEFNVNRSYHHTVCTCLASQDTIDSYSDSASHMLNVIYPPESHPTIQQAIPGPVDSGSSVSLIYSLSGGNPLAFLTWDCNGITQNSSSSTKTEYIVTFTVNKNFDGRVCTCSATHLIDSYRPNAQHQLAVFYAPGEPKIILGEGFPWFEGNTGTVDCFADVGNPGSVYQWMIGGQTQMQNKSLLQIEPLSKAHNGQEIKCSVNNNYTLRNNITLQPALLKLNVEYFPDIEFDRFPVYVVEGENTTITCNTRGNPLPYTQWYINGLEMGQPQKNQSVLYLTDIDRLDQERNYTCKATSNSSKYEILTSDKDLSVVVFYNTSVTKVTVLNGPTFPENLTAILRCQVTGNPLPNVTWFLISNETKQILQRQDQVVESSYIINTTNCLHTGIYECTTENVVNGTKVMNSKPTELKVTCSPRLDNRYKETPATVTTEIGNDLNLTVYIVAYPPPVIRWVFSKTISSTYVTRTVSTYTSDLYISNIRSFDFGVYTMHANNDNGDLFIQVSVSEKATPTAPVHINIFCKTNSLHVSWVSEFNGGREQTFFVEYWISLQKRNITRSRPVMDLGESTTLNFVFNGLLPETNYSVRILASNAKGISVSETSKCITDFDIKTNSIKQEGNNGSVHAGIAMLSVGGILIIVISLVFLIRKKHWIIGFKRQAKQSVNNSNDNTFNQHNNGSFELNLQNEVEETITGRHLQIDASETDKVNNVFGNRAYMDMSLHLGNGAPELENENRPEISRVRDNDARGQKYEEMTLQQTENVVGDQTDSTRQIYDVPRRAYENTDLKENDLSNSKQKSEYVNVKPAE comes from the exons atgaatatttttgaaaagctttcattaattttgtgtttttacttcaGCATAACAG AAAATTTCACAAAAAGTGCTGATGTTGTTATGTACCCAGTTTCACCAGCATACGCTGATCTTAATCAACCTTTTACACTGATGTGCAAGACAAATGTAACTGACCTATGGAAAAGTACCTCGATTTATGATGAAACAAATTCAAATGGAGTCCCTAAtgtattatattttgataaatcgGTTGAGGGTACATGCCGCAtatcaatttcaaattcaaatgtaTACAATACTTCTTGTGATTTAGCTACCGGAGAATTTAATGTGACTTTACTTTCCGTAGAGAGAAAATATCATATGATGTACATAAGATGTAGTGTAAAATTTTCCGACGGAGCATCAAAGTTAATAGAGAATGCAACAACAGTGATATCcattaaag AGGCTCCGTCGTCTAAAACAATTCTTATCACGGCGAATCCAACAGGACCAATTAATTCTGGTGAGACGTTACATGTGACTTGCTCTATATCTGGTGGGAATCCATTAGCAATTCTTACCTGGAATTGTAGTGGCACTGCTATAAACAAATCATCAGAAAAATCCGCTTTTCTGGATATAGCATTTACAGTAGGACAACAGGACGATGGAATTATCTGCACATGTTTTGCAAGCCATCTTATTGCGTCGTACAACGCTACAGCGGAAAAAGTTATTAAACTAAATGTGTATT ATTATCCTGACGATTCACCGACAATTACGCAAGTTCCAGAAGGAAATATCGATACTGGGGACCCTGTTCTTCTGAATTGTACTCTGAACGGAGGAAACCCGGTTGTCACTTTATCCTGGAACTGTAGTGGTAATACTCACGTTACCATTTCAGGGAAAACTGTAGTTAGTACAATTGAATTCAATGTGAACAGATCTTATCATCATACAGTATGTACTTGTCTGGCGTCACAAGATACAATTGACAGTTATTCTGACAGTGCCAGTCATATGTTGAACGTCATCT ATCCACCAGAAAGTCATCCAACAATTCAGCAAGCTATACCTGGTCCAGTTGATTCAGGGAGCTCCGTATCACTGATTTACTCACTGTCCGGAGGCAATCCTTTGGCTTTCCTCACCTGGGATTGTAACGGAATAACACAAAATTCATCTTCCAGCACAAAAACAGAATATATTGTTACATTCACTGTAAACAAGAACTTTGATGGAAGAGTTTGTACCTGTTCTGCAACACACCTTATTGATTCATACAGACCGAATGCTCAACATCAGTTGGCTGTGTTTT ATGCACCTGGTGAACCAAAGATAATTTTAGGAGAGGGATTTCCATGGTTTGAAGGAAACACAGGGACAGTCGATTGTTTTGCTGATGTTGGCAACCCGGGGTCAGTTTACCAATGGATGATTGGTGGACAGACACAGATGCAAAACAAGTCACTTCTACAAATCGAACCGCTGTCAAAGGCACACAATGGCCAGGAAATAAAATGCTCTGTCAATAACAATTACACATTAAGAAACAACATTACATTGCAACCTGCATTATTGAAACTTAACGTTGAAT ATTTTCCTGATATTGAATTCGACAGATTCCCAGTATATGTAGTAGAAGGCGAAAATACAACAATTACTTGTAACACACGTGGTAATCCTCTACCATATACTCAATGGTATATAAATGGTTTAGAAATGGGCCAGCCACAGAAAAACCAGTCGGTATTGTATCTAACCGACATCGATCGACTGGATCAGGAAAGAAATTATACATGCAAAGCTACTTCCAACAGTTCAAAATATGAAATCTTGACATCAGATAAAGATTTGAGTGTAGTTGTATTTT ATAACACGAGTGTAACAAAAGTAACTGTTTTAAATGGGCCAACATTTCCTGAAAATCTAACAGCAATATTGCGATGTCAGGTAACTGGAAATCCACTACCGAATGTAACTTGGTTTCTTATatcaaatgaaacaaaacaaatactgCAGAGACAAGACCAGGTTGTCGAAAGCAGTTATATAATTAACACAACTAACTGTCTTCATACAGGAATATACGAATGTACAACTGAAAACGTAGTAAATGGGACGAAAGTAATGAATAGTAAACCAACTGAACTGAAAGTCACAT GTTCACCCCGTTTAGATAATCGTTACAAAGAAACTCCGGCAACAGTGACCACTGAAATTGGCAATGATTTGAATCTAACAGTATATATTGTTGCTTATCCACCACCAGTTATTCGTTGGGTCTTTAGCAAAACTATTAGCTCAACATATGTCACACGGACAGTCAGCACTTACACTTCGGACCTGTACATTTCTAATATCAGAAGCTTTGACTTTGGTGTATATACAATGCACGCCAATAATGACAATGGGGACTTATTCATTCAGGTATCTGTGTCAGAAAAAG caaCTCCTACAGCGCCTGTACACATCAATATTTTTTGTAAGACAAATTCTCTTCACGTTTCATGGGTGTCTGAATTTAATGGTGGACGAgaacaaacattttttgttgaatACTGGATATCACTACAGAAAAGAAACATAACGAGATCTAGACCTGTAATGGATTTAGGGGAATCAACAACTCTCAATTTTGTCTTCAATGGATTATTGCCAGAAACAAATTACAGCGTTCGCATCTTAGCATCGAATGCAAAGGGTATATCTGTCTCAGAAACGTCTAAGTGCATAACTGATTTCGATA TCAAGACCAACAGCATAAAACAGGAAGGAAATAATGGTTCAGTGCATGCTGGTATTGCCATGCTTAGTGTAGGAGGAATTCTAATTATTGTTATCTCCTTAGTGTTCTTAATCCGTAAGAAGCATTGGATAATTG gTTTCAAAAGACAGGCAAAACAATCGGT GAACAATAGCAATGACAATACCTTTAATCAGCATAATAATGGTTCTTTTGAGTTAAATTTACAAA ATGAGGTTGAGGAGACAATTACTGGAag acatTTACAAATTGATGCTAGCGAAACag aTAAAGTCAACAACGTATTTGGAAACAG